One stretch of Diorhabda carinulata isolate Delta chromosome 5, icDioCari1.1, whole genome shotgun sequence DNA includes these proteins:
- the LOC130893830 gene encoding uncharacterized protein LOC130893830 has product MLKLVNVLCLAFFVSVNSYPSPCPLGAYFPHLSDCTKFYQCAPSGAVEMSCAPGTAWDQSILTCNHYSEELCQRYVTTAASDDAEEETTTEAAETTTKAAETTTEAAETTTEAAETTTEAAETTTKAAETTTEAAETTTEAAETTTEAAETTTEAAETTTEAAETTTEAAETTTEAATTTTEASEITTEAAETTTEAAETTTEAAETTTEDPIDIAEQICAARSTERFITADPTSCSNYIMCNNGQVMLIGSCATGSYFDAKTSSCSTDDSVCSS; this is encoded by the exons atgCTGAAGCTTGTTAACGTATTGTGTCTCGCGTTTTTTGTGAGTGTTAACTCTTACC CATCCCCATGCCCACTAGGCGCTTATTTTCCTCATTTATCTGACTGTACCAAGTTTTACCAATGTGCTCCATCTGGAGCAGTGGAAATGAGTTGCGCTCCTGGAACCGCTTGGGATCAGTCTATTCTAACATGTAATCATTATAGCGAAGAGCTATGTCAACGTTATGTAACAACAGCTGCATCAGATGATGCAGAAGAAGAAACCACCACCGAAGCCGCCGAAACAACAACCAAAGCTGCTGAAACAACCACCGAAGCTGCTGAAACTACAACAGAAGCTGCTGAAACTACAACCGAAGCCGCCGAAACAACAACCAAAGCTGCTGAAACAACCACCGAAGCTGCTGAAACTACAACCGAAGCTGCTGAAACAACTACTGAAGCTGCCGAAACTACAACTGAAGCAGCTGAAACTACAACCGAAGCTGCTGAAACAACTACTGAAGCTGCCGAAACCACCACCGAAGCTGCTACAACAACCACTGAAGCTTCGGAAATCACGACTGAAGCTGCCGAAACTACAACTGAAGCTGCCGAAACTACAACTGAAGCTGCTGAAACAACCACTGAG GATCCCATCGACATTGCTGAGCAAATTTGTGCTGCACGAAGTACTGAAAGATTCATAACCGCTGATCCAACCTCATGCAGCAACTACATTATGTGCAATAACGGCCAAGTAATGTTAATAGGCTCGTGTGCGACAGGTTCCTATTTTGACGCAAAAACATCAAGTTGTTCAACAGACGACAGCGTTTGCAGTTCTTGA